The following proteins come from a genomic window of Musa acuminata AAA Group cultivar baxijiao chromosome BXJ1-7, Cavendish_Baxijiao_AAA, whole genome shotgun sequence:
- the LOC135678868 gene encoding probable protein phosphatase 2C 32 has translation MSCSVAIASSPVFSPTRISISCKGSPEALALNTGSPAASSYSSSPFRSRFQRASRGLRAINAGIGAASPASPSVDTARSSPPPPASAELGSVLKRKRPARIDIPLMEGLPFASEGSDGKKEVEAESVRYSMYCKRGRKRLEMEDRHKVTLDLNGDAKLSFFGIFDGHGGKRAAEFASENMGKFIIEQVSTTSGAGSSAMEEAVRIGYMKTDKEFLKAEMDGGACCVTALLIDGDLIVSNAGDCRAVLSRAGKAEALTSDHRPSRKDERERIESLGGYVDYCRGTWRLQGSLAVSRGIGDLHLKQWVIPVPETKIINIETECEFLILASDGLWDKVSNQEAVDIARPLCMDADTASSLSACKKLVDLSATRGSLDDISVMIIKLQHFV, from the exons ATGTCGTGCTCTGTGGCTATCGCCAGCTCTCCTGTGTTTTCCCCAACTCGGATCTCGATCTCGTGCAAGGGGTCCCCGGAAGCCCTCGCCCTCAACACGGGCTCGCCCGCCGCCTCGTCGTACTCGTCCTCCCCGTTCCGGTCGCGGTTCCAGAGAGCCTCAAGAGGGCTGCGGGCGATCAACGCCGGAATCGGCGCCGCCTCACCCGCCTCGCCCTCCGTTGACACGGCCAGGTCCTCCCCGCCTCCTCCGGCTTCGGCCGAGTTGGGGTCGGTGTTGAAGAGGAAAAGGCCGGCGCGGATTGATATCCCCTTGATGGAGGGGTTGCCCTTCGCGTCCGAGGGATCGGATGGTAAGAAGGAGGTGGAGGCGGAAAGCGTGAGGTATTCGATGTATTGCAAGAGGGGGAGGAAGAGGTTGGAGATGGAGGATCGGCATAAGGTGACGCTGGACCTCAATGGAGACGCCAAATTG TCTTTCTTCGGCATCTTTGATGGGCATGGTGGCAAGAGAGCCGCTGAATTTGCTTCTGAGAACATGGGAAAGTTTATAATCGAACAAGTGTCGACAACAAGTGGAGCAGGCTCCAGCGCTATGGAGGAAGCTGTTAGGATTGGATATATGAAAACCGATAAAGAGTTCTTGAAGGCGGAAATGGATGGAGGTGCTTGCTGCGTGACCGCCTTGCTCATAGATGGTGATCTTATTGTCTCAAATGCTGGCGATTGCCGAGCCGTATTGAGCCGAGCGGGTAAAGCAGAGGCCCTCACATCCGACCACCGGCCCTCTCGAAAAGACGAAAGGGAACGAATTGAGAGCCTT GGTGGCTATGTCGATTACTGCCGAGGCACATGGAGGTTACAAGGTTCCCTTGCTGTATCCAGGGGAATTGGAGATTTGCATCTGAAACAATGGGTGATACCGGTGCCGGAGACTAAAATCATTAACATTGAAACTGAATGCGAGTTCTTAATTCTTGCATCTGATGGGCTATGGGACAAG GTTAGCAATCAGGAGGCTGTAGATATAGCTCGACCATTGTGTATGGATGCCGACACTGCATCATCATTGTCTGCTTGCAAAAAGCTTGTGGATTTATCGGCTACACGAGGATCACTGGATGATATAAGCGTTATGATAATAAAGTTGCAGCATTTTGTTTGA
- the LOC135680165 gene encoding putative cell wall protein, whose protein sequence is MGSCSRCPTLPLILLFLGLISVAQVALAGRKVPANSDTKETEFLGHEGTVLIPGIGRYMIGSHEMPGFRGLDHSIPAAANGEYLPGNDDTFVPNPGYEVPNPFRGVIP, encoded by the coding sequence ATGGGGAGCTGCTCACGCTGCCCTACTCTCCCtctcatcctcctcttcctgGGACTGATATCCGTAGCTCAAGTTGCACTCGCCGGACGTAAAGTTCCGGCCAATTCGGACACGAAGGAGACCGAGTTCCTCGGCCATGAAGGCACTGTACTGATTCCTGGTATCGGGCGGTACATGATCGGCAGCCATGAGATGCCTGGATTCCGTGGTTTAGACCACAGCATCCCAGCTGCAGCTAATGGCGAGTATCTTCCTGGGAACGATGACACCTTTGTTCCCAACCCCGGGTATGAGGTCCCCAATCCATTCCGCGGAGTGATCCCATGA
- the LOC135678870 gene encoding mitochondrial succinate-fumarate transporter 1-like: MATTVSEAGGAGDERGRRKGRTTPPHVRALAGSLGGVVEACCLQPIDVIKTRLQLDRTGAYRGIVHCGATAARTEGVRALWKGLTPFATHLTLKYALRMGSNALLQSAFKDPATGDLSNRGRVAAGFGAGVLEALVIVTPFEVVKIRLQQQKGLRPELLKYKGPIHCARMIIREEGILGLWAGAAPTVMRNGTNQAAMFTAKNAFDVVLWKKHEGDGKVLQPWQSMISGFLAGTAGPICTGPFDVVKTRLMAQSRSGGDVKYKGMVHAIRTIFAEEGLRALWKGLLPRLMRIPPGQAIMWAVADQVTGLYEKSYLHRAHL, encoded by the exons ATGGCCACGACCGTCAGCGAAGCAGGCGGCGCTGGCGATGAAAGAGGCCGCAGGAAGGGCCGGACCACGCCGCCGCACGTCAGGGCGCTGGCGGGGTCTCTCGGCGGGGTCGTGGAGGCGTGCTGCCTGCAGCCCATCGACGTGATCAAGACGCGGCTCCAGCTCGACCGCACCGGGGCGTATCGCGGGATCGTGCACTGCGGCGCCACCGCCGCTCGGACCGAGGGGGTGCGCGCCCTGTGGAAGGGCCTCACCCCCTTCGCCACCCACCTCACCCTCAAGTACGCCCTCCGCATGGGCTCCAATGCCCTGCTCCAGTCCGCCTTCAAGGACCCCGCCACCGGCGACCTCTCCAACCGCGGCAGGGTCGCCGCCGGATTTGGCGCGGGCGTCCTCGAGGCCCTCGTCATCGTTACCCCCTTCGAG GTGGTGAAGATTAGGCTGCAGCAACAAAAGGGGCTGAGACCCGAGCTTCTAAAGTACAAGGGTCCCATACATTGCGCAAGGATGATCATTCGCGAAGAAGGCATTTTGGGTCTTTGGGCCGGAGCTGCACCGACCGTCATGCGTAACGGAACCAACCAAGCCGCCATGTTCACGGCGAAAAATGCGTTCGATGTTGTTCTCTGGAAGAAGCATGAAGGAGATGGCAAGGTGCTTCAACCGTGGCAGTCTATGATTTCAGGCTTTCTTGCGGGGACTGCTGGGCCAATCTGTACCGGCCCCTTTGATGTTGTCAAGACAAGGCTGATGGCCCAAAGCAGATCAGGTGGTGATGTGAAATACAAGGGCATGGTGCATGCGATCAGAACAATATTTGCCGAAGAAGGGTTGCGTGCGCTTTGGAAAGGATTGCTTCCCAGGCTGATGAGGATCCCACCTGGGCAGGCCATAATGTGGGCTGTTGCTGACCAAGTAACCGGACTCTATGAGAAGAGCTACTTACATCGGGCTCATCTATGA
- the LOC135678872 gene encoding mitogen-activated protein kinase kinase kinase 18-like, whose amino-acid sequence MGSSSSISITSKKPFPVEPFSHAPLPPLATSPLSLPSHVLLFTARLTIYTGPAVSAALYPLRSLLTPGSCLSSPYQPFSMEGRRRRDSRSWVRGRVIGSGSFGTVSLALDESSGEVFAVKSVPLHSSNPAPTLALDNEIRLLKSLRSPYVVEYLGDDTTREARAGACRNLHMEYMPCGTAADLETARKKKGNCPMDELEVRAYVRCVACALRYLHDVAGVVHCDVKGRNVLLGRAPGVAKLADFGAAVRISDGGERNRVRGTPLWMAPEVARGERPRPASDVWSLGCTVIEMATGAQPWPDYAPKDAEAAMFFVGYGDKLPEFPPWLSELGRDFLDKCLRRNATERWTAEQLLRHPFLAEADIETPRGVLEWANSEFRDDADDCSRENYSTDYRSVADSIDLMACGGERVRELASSVGIIGWDSDGWEEVRSAEEHNWAGDGRTELVVGGWRGEEGGRTCSEYSNCCSVGMADEDRAGSAAAAPLCGSCNGGSVGLHGTDDLNRKVFFGWCGLLLLLHVKVDVPMHSSFIIATFSVVSENGLFL is encoded by the coding sequence ATGGGTTCGTCGTCGTCCATTTCCATTACGTCAAAGAAACCGTTTCCGGTGGAGCCTTTTTCCCACGCCCCGCTCCCACCGTTGGCCACTTCCCCGCTTTCTCTCCCCTCTCACGTGCTCTTATTTACTGCACGCCTAACTATATATACCGGTCCTGCCGTTTCTGCTGCCCTCTATCCGCTCCGTTCCCTTCTCACTCCCGGCTCCTGTCTTAGCTCACCATACCAGCCTTTCTCCATGgagggccgccgccgccgcgataGCAGGAGTTGGGTGAGGGGGCGAGTCATCGGAAGCGGTTCCTTCGGTACCGTCAGCCTCGCCTTGGACGAATCCAGCGGCGAAGTCTTCGCCGTCAAGTCCGTCCCTCTGCATTCCTCCAACCCCGCTCCGACCCTTGCTCTCGATAACGAGATTCGTCTCCTCAAGTCCCTCCGCTCGCCTTACGTCGTCGAGTACCTCGGCGACGACACCACCCGCGAAGCTCGCGCCGGCGCGTGCCGCAACTTGCACATGGAGTACATGCCCTGCGGCACCGCGGCGGACTTGGAGACTgcgaggaagaagaaggggaattgCCCCATGGACGAGCTCGAGGTGCGAGCTTACGTTCGGTGCGTCGCCTGCGCGCTTCGTTACCTCCACGACGTCGCCGGCGTCGTGCACTGCGACGTCAAGGGCCGGAACGTGCTTCTAGGCCGAGCTCCCGGCGTCGCTAAGCTCGCGGACTTCGGCGCCGCGGTGAGGATTTCCGATGGAGGCGAGCGTAACAGGGTGCGGGGAACGCCGCTGTGGATGGCGCCGGAGGTCGCGAGGGGGGAGCGGCCGAGGCCAGCGTCGGACGTGTGGTCGCTCGGCTGCACGGTCATCGAGATGGCGACCGGAGCGCAGCCGTGGCCGGACTACGCGCCCAAGGATGCCGAGGCTGCTATGTTCTTCGTCGGCTACGGCGACAAGCTGCCGGAATTCCCTCCCTGGCTGTCGGAGCTCGGCCGCGATTTTCTCGACAAGTGTTTGAGAAGGAACGCGACCGAGAGGTGGACGGCGGAGCAGCTACTGCGGCACCCGTTCTTAGCTGAAGCAGACATCGAGACGCCTAGGGGAGTGCTCGAGTGGGCCAATTCGGAGTTCCGTGACGACGCCGACGATTGCAGCAGGGAAAACTACAGCACGGACTACAGAAGCGTTGCGGATTCCATTGATCTGATGGCTTGTGGAGGAGAGAGAGTGAGGGAGTTGGCTTCGAGTGTGGGAATTATAGGGTGGGATAGTGATGGTTGGGAGGAAGTGAGGAGCGCAGAGGAGCACAATTGGGCAGGGGATGGAAGAACAGAATTGGTCGTGGGTGGGTggaggggagaagaaggggggaGGACATGCTCGGAATATTCCAATTGCTGCAGCGTGGGAATGGCTGACGAGGATAGGGCTGGcagtgctgctgctgctcctctaTGTGGCTCTTGTAATGGCGGTTCGGTCGGTTTACATGGGACCGATGATCTCAATAGGAAGGTGTTCTTTGGATGGTGTGGTTTACTGTTACTCCTACATGTGAAAGTTGATGTTCCCATGCACTCGTCCTTTATCATTGCAACATTCTCCGTAGTTTCGGAGAATGGATTATTTTTGTGA
- the LOC135678875 gene encoding pectinesterase/pectinesterase inhibitor PPE8B-like, which yields MTPSLLYPFRSNTGIMASSRPTFASLFLLLLLLLLLTSAQGSSLNTTAWHPECETPKAPRRVSSSASSFVPSADFVSTLQSTLEEIKKVMSLVSTFSGVLGGDLRLSSAVDDCLDLLDLSSDELTWTLSASQRTTASASASGAGNRRSDLRSWMSAALGNQDTCKEGLDGTGGLVETLVAGGLDMVTSLVSDGLREIAAGGGTGGKGGSRRLMGFPEWVSAADRRLLQAQPTTVADAVVAQDGSGNYTTVEAAVAAAPTEGARRYVIHVKKGVYKENVEVKKKKWNLMLVGDGMGQTVISGSRSYVDGWTTYRSATFAVAGKGFIARDLTIENTAGPQKHQAVALRSDSDLSVFYRCEFSGYQDTLYAHSLRQFFRECRVTGTVDFVFGNAAAVFQNCQLFLRRPLPEQKNSVTAQGRKDPNQNTGFSFQFCNVSADADLVGFTNSTPTYLGRPWKEYSRTVFMQSYLGSLIRPEGWLEWNAEFALDTLYYAEYMNYGPGSGLGNRVKWPGYHALSDPAMVANFTVAQFIDGNMWLPSTGVKYTAGLTV from the exons ATGACTCCCTCCCTCCTCTATCCTTTCCGCAGCAATACCGGCATCATGGCTTCTTCCCGGCCCACCTTTGCTTCtctgttcctcctcctcctcctcctcctcctgttaaCGTCCGCCCAGGGCAGCTCCTTGAATACTACGGCATGGCATCCGGAATGCGAGACGCCCAAGGCACCGCGGCGGGTGTCGTCGTCGGCCAGCTCCTTCGTCCCCTCTGCCGACTTCGTCTCCACCCTGCAGTCTACCCTCGAGGAGATCAAGAAGGTCATGTCACTTGTCTCTACCTTCTCTGGAGTTCTCGGAGGTGACCTCCGCCTTTCCTCCGCCGTCGACGACTGCCTCGACCTCCTCGACCTCTCCTCCGACGAGCTCACCTGGACCCTATCTGCGTCCCAGCGCACCACCGCCTCCGCGTCTGCCTCGGGCGCCGGGAACCGCCGGTCCGATCTCCGCTCCTGGATGAGCGCCGCCCTTGGGAACCAGGACACCTGCAAGGAGGGCCTCGACGGGACCGGCGGCCTTGTCGAGACCCTCGTCGCCGGCGGCCTCGACATGGTCACCTCCCTCGTCTCCGACGGCCTCCGCGAGATCGCGGCGGGCGGAGGGACCGGCGGCAAAGGCGGCAGCAGGAGGCTGATGGGGTTCCCGGAGTGGGTGTCGGCGGCCGACCGGAGGCTGCTGCAGGCCCAGCCGACGACGGTGGCGGATGCCGTGGTGGCGCAGGACGGGAGTGGTAACTACACGACGGTAGAGGCGGCCGTGGCGGCGGCACCGACGGAGGGCGCGCGGAGGTACGTAATACACGTGAAGAAGGGGGTGTACAAGGAGAACGTggaggtgaagaagaagaagtggaaccTCATGCTCGTCGGTGACGGCATGGGCCAAACCGTCATTTCCGGCAGTCGCAGCTACGTCGACGGCTGGACCACCTACCGCAGCGCCACCTTCG CTGTCGCCGGCAAGGGGTTCATCGCCCGCGACCTGACGATCGAGAACACGGCGGGGCCACAGAAGCACCAGGCGGTAGCGCTCCGCTCCGACTCCGACCTTTCCGTCTTCTACCGCTGCGAGTTCTCCGGCTACCAGGACACCCTCTACGCCCACTCGCTGCGGCAGTTCTTCCGCGAGTGCCGCGTCACCGGCACCGTCGACTTCGTCTTCGGCAACGCCGCCGCGGTCTTCCAGAACTGCCAGCTCTTCCTTCGCCGGCCCCTCCCCGAGCAGAAGAACTCAGTGACCGCCCAGGGCCGCAAGGATCCGAACCAGAACACCGGTTTCTCCTTCCAGTTCTGCAACGTCTCCGCCGACGCCGACCTCGTCGGCTTCACCAACTCGACGCCCACGTACCTCGGCCGGCCGTGGAAGGAGTACTCCCGCACCGTGTTCATGCAGTCCTACCTGGGCTCGTTGATCCGACCGGAGGGGTGGCTGGAGTGGAACGCCGAGTTCGCCTTGGACACACTGTACTACGCCGAGTACATGAACTACGGGCCGGGTTCCGGGTTGGGGAACCGAGTCAAGTGGCCAGGCTACCACGCACTCAGCGATCCGGCCATGGTTGCCAACTTCACGGTGGCTCAGTTCATAGATGGAAACATGTGGTTGCCGTCAACTGGTGTGAAGTACACAGCTGGGTTGACCGTGTAA